The Streptomyces sp. DH-12 genome has a window encoding:
- a CDS encoding NAD(P)-dependent alcohol dehydrogenase, producing the protein MRFQAAVLRSYDAPFTVEEVVLRTEPAAGEVLVEIAGTGMCRTDLAVRRSAGRSPVPAVLGHEGAGVVVRTGGGPDTGIGVGDHVVLSFDSCGHCPTCRGAAPAYCDSFASLNLFGGREEEPPRLADASGDALAPRWFGQSSFAEYALVSARNAVRVDPALPLELLGPLGCGSLTGAGAVLNTFGAGPGDTLVVLGAGAVGLTAVMAATAAGAPTVAVDRHPERLAAAERFGAMPLPAASPDLPERIRRLTDGGARYALDTTASLPLINQALHALRPTGTLGLVARLHSPLTLEPGTLDRGRSVRHICEGDAVPALLIPRLIGLWRAGRFPFDQLIRTYPLSGINEAERDCDAGRTVKPVLLPDRASR; encoded by the coding sequence ATGAGGTTCCAGGCAGCCGTGCTCCGCTCGTACGACGCCCCGTTCACGGTGGAGGAGGTGGTTCTGCGGACGGAGCCGGCCGCCGGCGAGGTCCTGGTCGAGATCGCGGGCACCGGGATGTGCCGGACCGATCTCGCGGTCCGGCGATCGGCCGGTCGGAGCCCGGTGCCCGCCGTCCTCGGCCACGAGGGCGCCGGGGTCGTGGTCCGCACGGGAGGCGGCCCGGACACCGGGATCGGCGTCGGTGACCACGTCGTGCTCAGCTTCGACTCCTGCGGACACTGCCCGACCTGCCGCGGTGCGGCCCCCGCCTACTGCGACTCCTTCGCCTCCCTCAACCTCTTCGGGGGACGCGAGGAGGAGCCGCCCCGGCTCGCCGACGCGTCCGGCGACGCGTTGGCACCCCGGTGGTTCGGGCAGTCCTCGTTCGCCGAGTACGCCCTCGTCTCCGCTCGCAACGCCGTACGGGTCGATCCCGCACTGCCGCTCGAACTGCTCGGTCCCCTCGGCTGCGGCTCCCTCACCGGCGCCGGAGCCGTGCTGAACACCTTCGGCGCGGGACCCGGCGACACCCTCGTCGTCCTCGGCGCGGGTGCCGTCGGCCTGACCGCGGTGATGGCGGCGACCGCCGCGGGCGCACCGACCGTGGCCGTCGACCGGCATCCCGAGAGGCTCGCCGCGGCCGAGCGGTTCGGCGCGATGCCGCTGCCCGCCGCCTCACCCGACCTGCCCGAGCGGATCCGGCGGCTGACCGACGGCGGCGCCCGCTACGCGCTGGACACCACCGCCTCGCTCCCGCTCATCAACCAGGCGCTCCACGCACTGCGCCCCACCGGCACCCTCGGCCTGGTGGCGCGCCTCCACAGCCCGCTCACCCTCGAACCGGGCACCCTCGACCGCGGCCGCAGCGTGCGCCACATCTGCGAAGGGGACGCCGTACCCGCGCTGTTGATCCCCCGGCTGATCGGACTGTGGCGGGCCGGACGCTTCCCTTTCGACCAGTTGATCCGCACCTATCCCCTGTCCGGCATCAACGAGGCCGAACGCGACTGCGACGCGGGCCGTACGGTCAAACCCGTCCTGCTCCCGGACAGGGCGAGCCGATGA
- a CDS encoding class I SAM-dependent methyltransferase: MEGTTPRHTDAEGVDGGVGLTALLVAASRAIETHRHDSLAQDAYAEHFVRAAPACTHWPLRIEEVPDGDDNPLWGRFARYFGLRTRVLDDFVLRSAGAGARQVVLLGAGLDTRAFRLDLPSDCVVFEIDRAGVLAFKERVLTGLPAAPEVKRVPVPVDLREDWAGALTAVGFDPAAPSVWLAEGLLFYLPGPAETYLVDTVDRLTAAGSALAFEAKLEKDLLAYRDSPIYTATRRLIGIDLLHLFDKGPRPDSAGALTARGWSTSMHTPFEFTRRHGRGPLPEPNDALEGNRWVFAHKLAP, from the coding sequence ATGGAAGGCACGACACCCCGGCACACGGACGCGGAAGGCGTGGACGGAGGAGTGGGCCTGACCGCCCTCCTGGTCGCCGCGTCCCGGGCCATCGAAACCCACCGCCACGACAGTCTGGCCCAGGACGCCTACGCCGAGCACTTCGTGCGCGCGGCCCCTGCCTGCACCCACTGGCCGCTGCGCATCGAGGAGGTTCCGGACGGGGACGACAACCCGCTGTGGGGGAGGTTCGCCCGCTACTTCGGCCTGCGGACGAGGGTGCTCGACGACTTCGTCCTCCGGTCGGCCGGTGCGGGCGCCCGCCAAGTGGTCCTGCTGGGGGCGGGGTTGGACACCCGCGCCTTCCGTCTGGACCTGCCGTCCGACTGCGTCGTCTTCGAGATCGACAGGGCGGGCGTGCTGGCGTTCAAGGAACGGGTGCTCACGGGGCTGCCGGCCGCTCCCGAGGTGAAGCGCGTCCCCGTGCCGGTCGACCTGCGGGAGGACTGGGCCGGCGCGCTCACCGCCGTCGGCTTCGACCCGGCCGCACCCAGCGTCTGGCTGGCCGAGGGACTCCTCTTCTACCTGCCGGGCCCCGCCGAGACGTACCTCGTCGACACGGTGGACCGGCTGACCGCCGCAGGCAGTGCTCTGGCCTTCGAGGCCAAGCTGGAGAAGGACCTCCTGGCGTACCGTGACAGCCCGATCTACACGGCGACGCGCCGGCTGATCGGCATCGACCTGCTCCACCTCTTCGACAAGGGACCACGCCCCGACTCCGCGGGCGCCCTGACGGCCAGGGGCTGGTCCACCTCGATGCACACGCCCTTCGAGTTCACCAGGCGGCACGGGCGTGGTCCCCTTCCCGAGCCCAACGACGCGCTGGAGGGGAACCGCTGGGTGTTCGCGCACAAGCTCGCGCCCTGA
- a CDS encoding EF-hand domain-containing protein, translating into MRDEAAKRVELVFSLFDANGNGVLDSDDFDLMTGRVLEAAAASDDGAKDAIRAAFRRYWTTLATELDANGDGVISVEEFRPFVLDPERFGPTAAEFAEALSALGDPDGDGLIERPLFVSLMKAIGFEEANIHALFDAFGPDADDRITVAAWAAGIKDYYAPDKAGIPGDRLVPARAV; encoded by the coding sequence ATGCGAGATGAAGCCGCCAAGCGGGTCGAGCTGGTCTTCTCCCTCTTCGACGCCAACGGCAACGGAGTCCTCGACTCCGACGACTTCGACCTGATGACAGGCCGTGTCCTGGAAGCGGCGGCCGCTTCGGACGACGGTGCCAAGGACGCCATCAGAGCCGCGTTCCGCCGCTACTGGACGACGCTGGCCACGGAACTGGACGCCAACGGCGACGGTGTCATCTCCGTGGAGGAGTTCCGTCCCTTCGTGCTGGACCCCGAGCGCTTCGGACCCACGGCCGCCGAGTTCGCCGAGGCTCTCTCCGCACTCGGCGACCCCGACGGGGACGGCCTGATCGAGCGCCCCCTGTTCGTGTCGCTGATGAAGGCGATCGGCTTCGAGGAGGCGAACATCCACGCCCTCTTCGACGCCTTCGGTCCGGACGCCGACGACCGCATCACCGTGGCCGCGTGGGCCGCCGGCATCAAGGACTACTACGCGCCGGACAAGGCCGGGATCCCGGGCGACCGGCTGGTGCCGGCCCGCGCCGTCTGA
- a CDS encoding winged helix-turn-helix domain-containing protein: MAGMNLVGPKADALDLGAVFRALADEHRRSVMAQLAADRSDNERGCNSFGLPISKQTQTHHFRVLREAGLIEEIDYGNRKGVRLRRADVEKRFPGLLALLEAELPGGTAPR; encoded by the coding sequence GTGGCTGGGATGAACCTGGTCGGCCCGAAGGCCGACGCGCTCGATCTGGGTGCGGTGTTCCGTGCCCTCGCCGACGAGCACCGGCGTTCGGTGATGGCGCAGTTGGCCGCCGACCGCAGCGACAACGAGCGGGGCTGCAACTCGTTCGGTCTTCCGATCTCGAAGCAGACCCAGACCCACCACTTCCGGGTCCTGCGCGAGGCAGGTCTCATCGAGGAGATCGACTACGGCAACCGCAAGGGCGTCCGACTGCGACGCGCGGACGTCGAGAAGAGGTTCCCCGGACTGCTCGCGCTCCTGGAAGCGGAGCTCCCGGGCGGTACCGCCCCTCGCTGA
- a CDS encoding FAD-dependent monooxygenase, translating to MKKPEVLIVGAGIAGPALAYWLSRNGYRPTVVEHARQLRSGGSAIVVKGPAVPVADRMGILPQLRGLATRNRSLTLLDPDGRRILRLPLTSDEAPTVEVTRADLSEVLHRSAQTEAEFLFDETVTSLDQDGGGVDVTFRRSAPRRFDLVVGADGIHSTVRRLVFGPERQFAGDLGLYGATVPLEPDAVEDPSEMTMLTVPNRMLVVHPSRTTPLAIFTFRAAQRAPHDRKNIALHKQTVADAYADVRWRAPELVAAFLDHPAPFFDPLTTIRVPSWSRGRIVLLGDAAAATALLGDGSSMAMAGAYALAEELAAHPGDHARAFAAYESRLRREVGPRQRRVGLLSRLMVPRTRPGLAVRNAVGRAVGRTNRIASREAANR from the coding sequence ATGAAGAAGCCCGAGGTACTGATAGTCGGTGCCGGAATCGCAGGGCCCGCACTCGCGTACTGGCTCTCCCGGAACGGCTACCGGCCGACGGTCGTCGAACATGCCCGGCAGCTGCGCTCCGGTGGTAGCGCGATCGTCGTGAAGGGGCCCGCTGTCCCGGTCGCCGACCGCATGGGTATCCTCCCGCAGCTCCGCGGGCTCGCCACCCGCAATCGGTCACTGACCCTGCTCGACCCCGACGGCAGGCGAATCCTGCGACTCCCGCTCACCTCGGACGAAGCGCCGACGGTCGAGGTGACCCGAGCCGACCTGTCCGAGGTGCTCCACCGGTCGGCGCAGACCGAGGCCGAGTTCTTGTTCGACGAGACGGTCACCTCTCTCGACCAGGACGGAGGCGGGGTCGACGTCACCTTCCGACGGTCCGCGCCACGGCGCTTCGACCTGGTGGTCGGTGCCGACGGGATCCACTCCACCGTACGACGCCTGGTCTTCGGACCCGAGCGGCAGTTCGCGGGCGACCTGGGCCTGTACGGCGCGACCGTGCCGCTGGAACCTGACGCCGTTGAGGACCCGAGCGAGATGACGATGCTGACCGTGCCGAACCGGATGCTGGTCGTCCACCCCTCGCGGACCACTCCGCTCGCGATCTTCACCTTCCGGGCCGCACAGCGAGCGCCCCACGACCGCAAGAACATCGCCCTTCACAAGCAGACCGTGGCCGACGCCTACGCCGACGTGCGGTGGCGGGCACCGGAGCTCGTGGCGGCGTTCCTCGACCACCCAGCTCCGTTCTTCGACCCCCTGACCACCATCCGGGTGCCCTCGTGGTCCCGCGGACGGATCGTGCTGCTCGGGGACGCGGCGGCGGCGACAGCCCTGCTGGGTGACGGGTCCAGCATGGCGATGGCGGGCGCGTACGCCCTCGCAGAAGAGCTCGCCGCCCATCCCGGTGATCACGCCCGCGCCTTCGCCGCCTACGAGTCGCGGCTCCGCCGTGAGGTGGGTCCGCGGCAGCGACGCGTCGGTCTGCTCTCCAGGCTCATGGTGCCCCGCACCCGGCCGGGTCTCGCGGTGCGCAACGCGGTGGGCCGCGCGGTCGGTCGCACGAACCGGATCGCCTCTCGCGAAGCCGCGAACCGGTAG
- a CDS encoding alpha/beta hydrolase: MPAHHRTPRFAVALASLAVLAATAVTACDPGADPEPDTTAATPPVPAALLEQELKWRACSAPSLAQGGGDKPEKLPDGTTWQCSTMKAPLDYAHPDGETIDLALIRAKAAPDSGGERLGSLLFNFGGPGDSGVTTLPLVAGDDYMELHERYDLVGFDPRGIGDSAGVQCLDAKDMDAWLASDSTPDDAAEEKAHARGVRAFARACESRSGAVLDHVGTQEAARDLDLMRRVLGDEKLNYFGVSYGTQLGGVYAHLFPENVGRLVLDAVVDPTEDVLAGALGQSEGFQRALRNFLEDCARQDSCFFEGTDPKQGEKDIIALLERLDDDPLPTEFGRTLSQSQALDGIAAALYDQEGWMLLRGGLAAAMDGDGTTLLLLADSYSQRVDDDGYANINSANTAVNCADYKDRFTVKDVRRHLPEFRETSPVFGAWLAWGLLQCTDWPVDGHASTVDVSADGADPVLVIGNTGDPATPYEGAKKMADQLGDGVGVHVTVKGEGHGTYGVNDCLTGLVDEYLLDGTVPKNGTVCS; this comes from the coding sequence ATGCCCGCACACCACCGCACGCCCCGGTTCGCCGTCGCCCTGGCATCACTCGCCGTGTTGGCGGCCACCGCGGTCACGGCCTGCGACCCCGGGGCCGATCCCGAGCCCGACACCACGGCTGCAACGCCCCCGGTGCCCGCCGCGCTCCTCGAGCAGGAACTGAAGTGGCGTGCGTGCTCCGCCCCTTCCCTGGCCCAGGGCGGCGGCGACAAGCCTGAGAAGCTCCCGGACGGAACGACGTGGCAGTGCAGCACCATGAAGGCACCGCTGGACTACGCACACCCCGACGGCGAGACCATCGACCTGGCCCTCATCCGCGCGAAGGCGGCCCCGGACTCCGGTGGCGAACGCCTCGGCTCCCTGCTCTTCAACTTCGGCGGCCCGGGTGATTCCGGGGTGACGACCCTCCCCCTCGTCGCCGGCGACGACTACATGGAGCTGCACGAGCGCTACGACCTGGTGGGGTTCGACCCCCGCGGGATCGGCGACAGCGCCGGTGTGCAGTGCCTGGACGCGAAGGACATGGACGCCTGGCTGGCCTCGGACTCCACCCCGGACGACGCCGCGGAGGAGAAGGCCCACGCCCGTGGGGTACGTGCGTTCGCCCGGGCATGCGAAAGCAGGTCCGGCGCGGTGCTGGACCACGTCGGCACACAGGAGGCCGCACGCGACCTCGACCTGATGCGCCGTGTCCTCGGTGACGAGAAACTGAACTACTTCGGCGTCTCCTACGGAACGCAGCTCGGCGGCGTCTACGCGCACCTCTTCCCCGAGAACGTCGGGCGGCTGGTCCTCGACGCCGTCGTCGACCCCACCGAGGACGTCCTGGCCGGCGCGCTCGGCCAGAGCGAGGGCTTCCAGCGTGCCCTGCGCAACTTCCTCGAGGACTGCGCGCGACAGGACTCGTGCTTCTTCGAGGGAACGGACCCGAAGCAGGGCGAGAAGGACATCATCGCGCTGCTCGAGCGCCTGGACGACGACCCCCTGCCCACGGAGTTCGGACGTACCCTCTCCCAGAGCCAGGCGCTCGACGGGATCGCCGCAGCCCTCTACGACCAGGAGGGCTGGATGCTGCTCCGGGGCGGGCTGGCAGCGGCCATGGACGGTGACGGCACCACGCTGCTCCTGCTGGCCGACAGCTACAGCCAGCGTGTCGACGACGACGGATACGCCAACATCAACTCCGCCAACACAGCGGTGAACTGCGCCGACTACAAGGACCGTTTCACCGTCAAGGACGTGCGCCGCCACCTGCCCGAGTTCCGTGAGACGTCGCCGGTGTTCGGCGCATGGCTGGCCTGGGGGCTGCTCCAGTGCACCGACTGGCCCGTGGACGGCCACGCCTCCACCGTCGACGTGTCGGCCGACGGTGCGGATCCCGTCCTGGTCATCGGCAACACCGGTGACCCTGCCACTCCTTACGAGGGCGCCAAGAAGATGGCGGACCAACTGGGCGACGGAGTGGGCGTCCACGTCACCGTGAAGGGCGAGGGCCATGGCACCTACGGCGTCAACGACTGCCTGACCGGTCTGGTCGACGAGTACCTGCTGGACGGAACGGTTCCGAAGAACGGCACCGTCTGCTCGTGA
- a CDS encoding VOC family protein has protein sequence MAVRRVVPNVQSEAARESREFYGLLGFEEVMNHGWIMTLASPSSPTAQISFMASDESAPVTPDVSVEVDDVDAAYATMRASGAEIVHPLQDEEWGVRRFFVRDPNGRVVNVLEHR, from the coding sequence ATGGCCGTTCGCCGTGTCGTACCCAATGTCCAGTCGGAGGCCGCGCGGGAGAGCCGGGAGTTCTACGGCCTGCTCGGATTCGAGGAGGTCATGAACCACGGCTGGATCATGACGCTCGCGTCTCCGTCCAGTCCGACGGCGCAGATCAGCTTCATGGCCAGTGACGAGAGCGCACCGGTCACTCCCGACGTGAGCGTCGAAGTGGATGACGTGGACGCGGCCTACGCGACCATGCGGGCGAGTGGCGCGGAGATCGTCCATCCCCTGCAGGACGAGGAGTGGGGGGTGCGCCGGTTCTTCGTCCGTGACCCCAACGGCCGGGTGGTCAACGTGCTGGAACACCGTTGA